The following nucleotide sequence is from bacterium.
GACGGTCGTCACCGGCGTGAGCGGCTCCGGGAAGTCGTCGTTCGCGTTCGACACCGTCTACGCGGAGGGCCAGCGGCGCTACGTCGAGACGTTCTCGCCGTACGCGCGCCAGTTCCTCGAGCGGATGGACCGCCCGCGCGTGGACCGCGTCGAGGGCATCCCGCCGGCGATCGCGATCGACCAGACGAACCCCGTGCGGACGTCCCGCTCGACGGTCGGGACGATGACGGAGCTGGCCGACCATCTCAAGCTGCTGTACGCGCGGGCGGCGCGGCTCTTCTGCGGGGGGTGCGGGCGCGAGGTGCGCCGCGACACGCCGGAGTCGATCGCCGACGCGGCGCTCTCGCTCCCCGCCGTCCCCTCGCTGGTCCTCGTGTCCTTCCCCGTGCCGGTTCCGGCGAACTTTTCGCGCGAGGAGATCGTCGGCCATCTCGCGAAGCAGGGATACTCCCGGGTCCGGGATGGCGCCCCCGGCGTGCTCGAGGTCATCCAGGACCGCGTGCGGCCCGCGCCCGGGGAGCGCGGCCGGCTCGTCGACGCCCTGGAGGCGGCGCTGCGCGTCGGCGGCAGGGTGTCACTCGTGCCCGTGGGCGCCGACGGGGCGGAGGGGGCCCCGCTGCGCTTCTCCGCGGACCTGCACTGCCCGGATTGCGACCGCCACTACGCGGACCCGACGCCGAACCTCTTCTCGTTCAACTCGCCCGTGGGCGCCTGCCCCGCCTGCCGCGGCTTCGGGCGCACGATCGGCGTCGACTGGCGCCTGGTGGTGCCGGACGAGTCGCTGACGCTGCGCGGCGGCGCGATCCGGCCCTGGCAGAGCGGCGTCTCGCGCGAGTGCCAGCGCGACCTGGTCCGGCTCGGGGCGCGCCGCGGCATCCCCCTCGACGCGCCATGGCGGGAACTGGGCGAGGAGCAGCGCCGCTGGGTGATCGAGGGCGAGGGCGAGTGGGCGCGGGACGTCTGGTACGGGGCGCGCCGCTACTTCGCCTGGCTCGAGTCGAAGGCCTACAAGATGCACATCCGCGTGCTGCTCTCGAAGTACCGCGCGTACAGCACCTGCGCGGCGTGCGGGGGCGCGCGGCTCAGGCCGGAGGCGCTGCTCTGGCGTCTCGGGGGGCGGCGGCTGAACATCCACGAGCTGGCGCTGCTGCCGATCGGCGCCTGCCGGGCCTTCATCGAGGAACTGTCGCTGCCGCGCCCGCTCGACGAGGCGGCCGAGCTGCTGCTGCGGGAGATCCGCACCCGCCTCGGGTACCTCGTCGACGTCGGCCTGGGCTACCTGACGCTCGACCGCCAGTCGCGCACGCTCTCCGGCGGCGAGGTGCAGCGCATCAACCTCACGACGGCGCTCGGCACGTCGCTCGTCAACACGCTGTTCGTCCTCGACGAGCCCAGCGTCGGGCTGCACGCCCGCGACGTCGACCGCGTGGTCGCGATCCTGCAGCGGTTGCGCGACGCGGGGAACACGCTCCTGGTCGTCGAGCACGACGAGGGCGTCATCCGGGCGGCGGATCGCATCCTGGACTTCGGCCCCGGGCCGGGAGAGCGCGGCGGTGAGGTGGTCTTCTTCGGGCCGCCGGCCAGGCTGGCGGAGGCGGGCCGCTCGCTCACGGGGCGGTATCTGCGGGGCGAACTGAAGGTCGGGGCCGGGGGCGCGACTCCCGCGCCGCCCGATGCGGGCACCTGCTGGCTGGAGGTCCTCGGCGCGGCCGAGCACAACCTCGCCGGCATCGACGTGCGCATCCCGCTGGGCCGCCTCGTCTGTGTGACCGGCGTGAGCGGGTCGGGCAAGTCGACGCTCGTCGAGGACGTGCTCTACCGCGGCCTCAGGGCGGCGCGCGGCCTCCCGGTCGAGGCGCCGGGGCGGCACGCGGGACTGCGCGGCCACGAGGCGGTCGGCGAGGTTGTCCTCGTGGACCAGTCCGCGATCGGCAAGACGACGCGCTCGAACCCGGCCAGCTACGTCGGCGCCCTCGACGGCGTGCGCGCCCTCTTCGCGGCCGAGCCGCTGGCGAAGGAACGGGGGTACACCGCGGGGACGTTCAGCTTCAACGCCGGCACCGGCCGCTGCCCCACGTGCGGCGGGACCGGCTTCGAGCACGTCGAGATGCAGTTCCTCTCCGATGTCTACCTGCGCTGCCCGGATTGCGACGGGACGCGTTACCGCCCCGAGGTCCTCGAGGTCAAGCTCGGCGGCACGACGTCGATCGCGGACGTGCTCGCGATGACGGTGACCGAGGCGGCGGCGCTCTTCGCCGACCGGCCCGAGATCGCCGTCGCGCTCGAGCCGCTGCAGGGCGTCGGCCTCGGGTACCTCAAGCTCGGCCAGCCGGTGCCGACGCTCAGCGGCGGCGAGGCGCAGCGGCTCAAGCTGGCGGGGCACCTGGCGGCGGCGCGCGCGAAGCGGGGCGCCGGCGGCGGCACGCTCTTCCTCTTCGACGAGCCGACGACCGGGCTGCACTTCGCCGACGTCGCGGTGCTGCTCGGCGCCTTCCGGCGACTGCTGGCCGCCGGGCACTCGGTGGTCGTCATCGAGCACAACCTGGACGTGATCCGCGCGGCCGACTGGGTGATCGACCTCGGCCCCGAGGGCGGCGACGCCGGCGGCCGGGTCGTCTGCGCCGGCACACCCGCGGACATCGCGGCCTGCCACGAGAGCCGCACCGGCGCGGCGCTGCGCGGCGACGGGTGTGCGCGCCGCCAGGACCCCCGCACGCGCACGGCTGACCCCGGGAACTCGATCCTCATCCGCCACGCCCGCGAGCACAACCTCAAGGGCATCGACGTCACCATCCCGCGCGACACCTTCACCGTCGTCACCGGCGTCTCCGGCAGCGGCAAGAGCACCGTCGCCTTCGACATCCTCTTCGCGGAGGGGCAGCGCCGCTACCTCGAGTCGCTCAACGCCTACGCGCGGCAGTTCGTCCAGCCGGCGGCGCGCCCGGAGGTGGACGCAGTCTCCGGGGTGCCGCCGACGGTGGCGATCGAGCAGCGCACCAGCCGCGGCGGACGCAAGAGCACCGTCTCCACGCAGACCGAGATCGCCCATTTCGTGCGGCTGCTCTATGCGCGGCTCGGCACCCAGTACTGCCCGGACTGCGAGGTCCCGATCCGGCCGCGGAGCCCCGAGGCGATCGCCGCCGCGATCCTCGCCCGCCATCGCGGCCGGCGCGTGGAACTGCTTGCCCCGCTCGTCGTCGCGCGCAAGGGCTACTACACCGACCTGGCCGCGTGGGCCGCGAAGAAGGGGTTCGCGACGCTGCGGGTCGACGGCGAGCCGCTCCCGAGCGCCCCGTGGCGGCGGCTCGACCGGTTCCGCGAGCACACGATCGAACTGCCCGTGGCCACGGTCGCGGTCGCCCCGAAGCGCGAGGGCGAGCTGCGCGCCGCGCTCGCCGCCGCGCTCGGCTACGGCAAGCAGGTCGTTCACGTCCTGCCGGCGGGCGCCGCGGCCCCGGAGGTCCACTCGTCACGGCGGGCGTGCCCGCGGTGCGGCCGCGGCTTCCCGGAGCCCGATCCGCGTCTCTTCTCGCACAGCACGAAGCAGGGCTGGTGCCCGGCGTGCTTCGGCACCGGCCTGGCCATCGAGGGCTTCGACGCGGAGCAGACGGGCGAGGAGATCTGGTGGAACGACTGGTACGAGGGGGCGGAGCGTCCCTGCGCGGCCTGCAGCGGCCGGCGCCTGCGGCCGGAGGCGCTGGCGGTGCGCTTCGCCGGCAGGGGGATCGCCGACCTGCTCGCCCTGCCGGTCGAGGCGGCCGCGCGGTTCTTCGGGCGTCTCAGACTGGGCGAGCGGGAGGCGGCGATCGCCCGTGACCTGCTGGCGGAGGTCTCCTCGCGCCTGGCGTTTCTGCAGGAGGTCGGCCTCGGCTACCTGCAGCTCGACCGCGCCGCCCCGACCCTGAGCGGCGGCGAGGCCCAGCGCATCCGCCTGGCCGCGCAGCTCGGGTCGCACCTGCGCGGCGTCTGCTACATCCTCGACGAGCCGACGATCGGGCTGCACGCGCGCGACAACCGCCTGCTGCTCGAGACGCTCAAGCGGCTCGGCAGGGCGGGGAACACCGTGGTCGTCGTGGAGCACGACGAGGAGACCATCCGCGCCGCGGAGCACGTCATCGACCTCGGGCCCGGCGCCGGGGTGAACGGCGGGCGGGTGGTGGCGGCGGGGACCCCGCGGGAGCTGATGCGCGCGAAGGAGTCGGTGACCGGCAGGTTCCTGCGCGAGCCGCTGCGTCACCCGCTGCACGCAACAAGGGGACAGATCCATCTTCCCAAGGCCACTCCCGGATCTCGGAGTACGCCGGCAGCGGAAGATAGATCTGTTCCCTTTGTGATGGTGCGGGGCGCGGACCTTCACAACCTGCGCGGGCTCGACGTGGCATTTCCGCTCGGGCGTCTCGTGTGCGTCACCGGCGTCAGCGGCAGCGGCAAGAGCACGCTCGTGCGCGAGGTGCTGCACGACAACCTGCGGCGGCTTGTCGCATCGCGGCGTCGGCCCGGACGGGGCGGCCGCGGCGCCGCCGTGGAGCTGCGCGGCTGCGCCGCGCTCGAGCGGTGGGAGCCGGTGCGGCGCGTCCTCGAGGTGGACCAGACGCCGATCGGCCGAACGCCGCGCTCGTGTCCCGCGACCTACGTCGGGTTCTGGGACGCCGTGCGCCGGACATTCGCGGCGACTCCCGAGGCGAAGATGCGCGGCTGGGGGCCGGGCCGCTTCTCGTTCAACGTCGCGGGGGGGCGCTGCGACGCCTGCGAGGGGCAGGGGGTGCGCCGGATCGAGATGAGTTTCCTGCCCGACGTGACCGTCCCCTGCGAGGCCTGCCGCGGCGCCCGCTTCGCGCCCGAGACCCTCGCGGCGCGCTGGCGCGGGAAGAGCGTCGCCGAGGTCCTCGCTCTGAGCGTTGATGAGGCCGCGGCCTTTTTCGAGACGAACGCGCCGGTGCGGGATGCGCTGCGGCTGCTGCAGGACGTCGGTCTCGGCTACCTGACCCTCGGCCAGCGCTCGCCGACGCTCTCGGGGGGCGAAGCCCAGCGCATCAAGCTCGTCACCGAGCTGGCGCAGGCGTCCGGGGGCGTGCTCTACGTGCTGGACGAGCCCACCGTCGGCCTCCACATGGCGGATGTCGAGAAGCTCATTCGCGTCCTGCACCGGCTCGTCGATGCCGGCAACACCGTGGTCGTCATCGAGCACAACCTGGACGTGATCGCGGAGGCGGACTGGGTCATCGATCTCGGGCCGGAGGGCGGCAGTGGGGGGGGGAGGCTCGTCGCCGTCGGCACCCCGGCGCAGGTGGCCCGGCGCACAAAACGCTCCCACACGGCTGCGCATCTGGCCCCATTTCTTGCGAAACGTTCGCGATAGAGCACTGTGCCGTTTGACGCAGGTTGCTGGCGCATGCAGAATCCTCCGGACGCATGTCCAGATAGAAACGGAGGAGGCGGGATGAAGCGCATCGGCTTGCTGGTGTTGGCGATTCTGATGTCGTTCGGCGGGGCGGTTCGCGCGGGCGAGAAGATCCAGCTGTGCGGGACGGGCGACAGCCAGGAGCTGTTGCGTTCGCTGGGGACGGCGTTCGAGAAGGCCAACGCCGGCATCTCCGTCGCAGTCCCCGACAGCGTGGGCAGCGACGGCGGGATCAAGGTGGCCGCCGCCGGCGAGTGCGACTTCGGCCGGGTCGCGCGCGCCCTCAAGGAGCAGGAAAAGGCGCTCAACCTCACGTACAAGGTCTTCGCGTATTCGCCGGTCGTCTTCGTCGTCGATCCGCGCGTCGGCGTGGAAAATCTCACGGCGCGGCAGATCGTGGCGATCTACTCCGGCAAGGTGACCGCGTGGACCGAGGTCGGCGGCGCGGGCGGCAAGATCGCGGTCGTCGGCCGCGAAGGCAAGGACTCCTCGCGCGGCGAACTCAACCGGAAGCTCGAGGGCTTCAAGGCGGTAGAGAACCCCGTCGGGACGGTGGCGGCGAAGACGCCGGAGGCCGTCGACCTGCTCGTGAAGACGCCGAACGCGATCGGCTACCTCCCGGCGGCGATGGCAAAGGGACTTGCCCTCAACGTCATCAAGGTCGACGGCGTCGCGCCGACCGCGGCGAACGTCGTCCAGGGCACGTACGGGATCGCTTCGCCCTTCGGGCTGGTCTGGAAGGGCGAGCCCAAGCCCGCCGCCGCCCGCTTCCTTCAGTTCCTGAAGAGCCCCGAAGCGAAGAAGATCATCATCGACTACGGGATCGTCCCCTCGGATTCGCTCTAGTCGCGCCCGGCGATGAGAGGACGGAGAGCGTGGCCCCTGGTGGCGTTTCCGCTGCTCGTCTCGTGCGCCGCGGGAGGGGGCGTCGGGCAGCCGCCGGCGCCCGGAGGCGGCGGGTATTACCCGCGCGTCCCGCCGCCGGGGGCACCCGCACCGCCTGTCGCGTTCCTGCGGTTCTCGACGCCGCAGCTCAATTTCGGCGCCGTGGCCCCGGGGGAGATCTCCGAGATCGACTGCCTGCTGGTCAATGAGGGCGACACCGACGCCGACGTGATCTCGGCGTCGGCAGCGGGGCGGGGCTTTCGCGTCTCCCGCGACGAGTGCTCCGGGCGCCCGCTGTCGCCAGGTCGTTCGTGCCGGCTCGGCGTCCGCTTCGCGCCGGTCGGCGCCGGCCCCGTCGACGGCGTGCTGACCGTGGTCGCCACGGACCCGGCGCCGCGGCGCCTGGAGCTGCCGCTCTGGGGCGAGGGGCTGCGCCGCCAGGCCGCCCCCGAGATCACCGTGGAACCCGGCGAGCCGGACTTCGGGCGCGTCGACGTCGGGACGCCGGCGTTCCTCGACGTCACCGTCGGCAACACGGGGGGCAGGAGCGTGCGGCTGCGGGAGACCAGCGTCATCGGCCCCGGCTTCGACGTGGCGCGCAACGGCTGCGCCGGGCGCGTGCTGGACCCGCGGGACGAGTGCGTCGTCGGGCTGCGCTTCGTCCCGGTGCGCCGCGGCAGCGTCACCGGGGCGATGCGCATCCGCACCGAGGACCCGGACGTCCCCCTCCACACGGTGGCCCTCGCCGGCGAGGGCAGCGACCCGGGACGGCCGGCCATCCGGCTGGGCGCGCGGGCCCTCGACTTTGGCGCGGTGGCGGCGGGGCAGGCCCGGAGCGCCGAGGTCAGGGTGGAGAGCGCGGGCCGGCGCGAGCTGCACGTGCGCTCGGTGCGCGTGGAGGGACGCTGGTTCGCCGTGCAGGACGACCGGTGCTCGGAGAGGTCGCTCGACCCGGGGGACGCCTGCATCGTGGTCGTCCGCTTCGCGCCGGTCGGGGCGGGCGGCGCCCAGGGGCGGCTCGAAGTCCTCTCGGACGATCCGGACGCGAGCGTCGCCGTGGTCGCCCTCGCCGGCAGCGGGAGGGCGCGCCAGGCGTGCCCGGTGGCGCAGCTCGACCTCGACTGGAGCGGCGTCGGAGACCCCGCGCCGCTGGTGGTCTCCGGCGTGCTGCCGCGCGGCGAGTGCCTGACCTATGAGCTGACGGTCGAGCGCGCCGGCCGCCTGCAGGTCTGCCTGCCGCCTGGCTACATCCTCCGCGCCGAGGGGTTCGAACCGGCGGAGCGTCCCGGGTGCCGGATCGGCGGCGACTCCGTGGTCTATCGCAGGTTCGTGCGCCGCGGGATCTCCGCGGGGACCGTCGTGGATCTCACCCTGACGCGCCAGGACGACGCGGGCCGGGACTTCAAGGCGTCGTTCGTCTTCCGCAGCCCGCGGCCCAGGGGCGCGCCCGAGAGCGACGCCGAGTAGAGTCGCCAGGCAAGCACGTTTCGCTGCCCGCCGGTTGCGTGACGTCGACTGCCCATTCGATCCGCAACGACACAACCCCGGCTGCCCGAGTCGTTGGGGAGCGTCCTGGCGTGTCCCAGCAAGGCAGCGAGGAGCGCGCGAGGAGGCGGGCTGGTGCCCGCCGCACGAGTGACGCGAGGAGCAACGCCGCTGGGGCGCGTCAGGGCCTCCTCAGCGACCCGGGCTTACTCTCTTATCTGCCCGTCCCCGAGCACGACGAACTTCTGGCAGGTCAGCTCCTCCAGGCCCATGGGGCCGCGCGCGTGCAGCTTCTGCGTCGAGATCCCCATCTCCGCGCCGAGGCCGTACTGGAAGCCGTCGGAAAAGCGCGTCGAGGCGTTGACGATGACCGACGAGGAGTCGACCTCGGCGACGAAACGCATGGCGCGCGCGTGGTCCCGCGTGATGATCGCGTCGGTGTGCAGCGAGCCGAAGCGCGCGATGTGGGCCATCGCCTCCTCGAGGGAGTCCACGACCTTCACGGCGAGGATGAGATCGAGGAACTCTTTGCCGTAGTCGGAGGGCTTCGCCGCCTTCACCCACGGCGCGATCTTCCGCGTCCGCGCGCAGCCGCGGATCTCGACGCCCGCCGCGCGGTAGGCCGGCAGCATCTTCCGGAAGAACGCCGGCGCGATCTTCTCGTGCACGAGCAGGGTCTCCATCGCGTTGCAGACCCCGGGGCGCTGCACCTTGGCGTTGAAGCAGACCTTCACCGCCATGGGGATGTCCGCACCCTCGTCGACGTAGGTGTGGCAGATCCCCTCGTAGTGGAAGATCACCGGGATCGTCGAGCCCTCGACGACGGCGCGGATCAGCTCCTTGCCGCCGCGCGGGATCACCAGGTCGATGACCGTGTCGAGCTTCAGCAGCTCGGCCACCGCGGCGCGGTCGGTCGTCGGCAGCATCGTCACGGCCGCCGCCGGGAGGCCCGCCTCCTCGAGTGCCCGCGCCGCCAGCCGCGCCAGCGCGGTGCTGGAGTGGAAGGCCTCGGAGCCGCCGCGCAGGATGACGGCGTTGCCGGACTTGATGCAGAGGCCGGCGGCGTCGCACGTCACGTTCGGGCGCGCCTCGTAGATGATCGCGATGACGCCCAGCGGCACGCGCATGCGGCCGACGCGCAGCCCGTTCGGGCGCACCGTCATCCGCGTGATCTCGCCGACGGGGTCGGGGAGGGCGGCGATCTCGCGCAGGCCGGCGGCCATCGCCGCGCAGCGCTTCCCGTCGAGCTTCAGGCGGTCCTGCATCGCCGCCGAGAGCTTGCGGCGCCGCGCCTCGGCGAGGTCCCTCGCGTTCGCCTCGAGCAGCGGCCCCGTCTCGGTCTCGAGCAGGCGCGCGTAGGCCAGGAGCGCCGCGTTCTTCGCGCCGGTCGAGGCGCCCGCGATCCGCCGTGCCGCCTCCTTCGCGGCCAGGGCCAGCTCCAGCACGGGTGACTTCGTCTTCGCCATCGTCCCCTCCCGGGTCACGCCTTGGGTTTGTCCTGCGGGGCCGCCGTCACGACCATCTCGTCGCGGTGCACGACCTCGTCCTCGCGGTGGCAGCCGAGGCAGCGCAGCCGCTCGGTGGTCAGCCCCTGGATCCCCGCGATCTCCGCCGCGCCGTAGCGCGTCAGGCCGCGCGCGATCTCCTTCCCGTCCGGTCCCACGATCCGCACCGGGTCGCCCGCCGCGAACTCGCCGCGCGTGCCCGTCACCCCCGCGGGCAGGAGGCTCTTGCCGCCGCGCACGAGCGCGCGCGCCGCCCCCGCGTCGACGAGCACGTCGCCGGCCGGCGCGAGCGCGTGCCGGATCCAGTGCTTCTTGCCCGCGAGGCGGCGTCCCGCGGGGAGGAAGACCGTCCCGACCGGATCCCCCGCCAGCAGCCGCCCGATGTTCTCGGGGTCCTGGCCGGAGGCGATCACCATCGGGATGCCGTAGTCGGAGGCCCGGCGCGCCGCGACGAGCTTCGTGCGCATGCCGCCGGTGCCCACGGCCGACGAGGTGCCGCCCGCGCTCTCGAGCAGCGCCGCGTCGACGCCGCGCACCGTCGGCACCAGCGTCGCCCGCGGATCGGTGCGCGGGTCGGCGGTGTAGAGCCCCTCGATGTCCGAGAGGATCACGAGCAGGTCCGCGCAGACGAGCACCGCGACCGTCGCCGAGAGCGTGTCGTTGTCGCCGACGCGGATCTCGTCCACCGCCACCGTGTCGTTCTCGTTGATCACCGGGACGACGCCGTACTCCAGCAGCGTCCCGAGGGTGTTCGCCGCGTTGGTGAAGCGCCGCCGGTCGGCAAGGTCCCCGCCGGTGAGCAGCACCTGGGCGACCTGCAGGCCGCGCACGCGGAAGGCGTGCTCCCACGCGGCCATGAGGTAGCTCTGGCCGACGGCGGCGGCGGCCTGCTTCTCGGGGATCGTGCGCGGGCGCCGCAGCAGCTTCAGCCGCCCGGTTCCGGCCGCGATGGCCCCGGAGGTGACGACCACGGGCGAGCCGCCGGCGGCCGCGAAGCGCGCCACCTGCCCGGCGAGCGCGTCGATCCTGGCGACGCTCAGGTTGCGGTCCTCGGTGACGAGGCTCGAGCCGACCTTGAACACGACGCGGGCGACGGCGCCGACCTCGCGGACGCGGCAGCGGGCGGCGCGGCTCACGCGCTGACCCTCCGCCGGCGCGACGGCCGTGCCGCGGCAGCGCCGTCGCGGTCGGCGCGCTCGATCCGCTCGAGCGCCTGCTTGATCGCGTAGACCAGCTCGCGCAGCCCCTGGCGCGTCGCCGCCGAGATGACGTGCAGCGTCGTGCGCCGCCGCGCCGCGAAGCGCCGCAGCCGCTCGAGGTTCTCGGCGGCCTCGGGGAGGTCCGCCTTGTTCGCCACCAGCAGCTGGGGCTTGTCCGCGAGCCCGCCGCCGTAGGCGTCCAGCTCGTCGTTGATCGCGCGCCAGTCCTCGAGCGGGTCGCGGCCGGCCTGGGGCGAGAGGTCGACGAGGTGCAGGAGCAGCCGCGTGCGCGAGAGATGGCGCAGGAAGCGCGTGCCGAGACCGGCGCCCCGCGATGCCCCGGGGATGAGCCCCGGCACGTCGGCGACGACGAAGCTCTCGCCCTCCTCGAGGCGCACCACCCCCAGGTGCGGCGTCAGCGTCGTGAAGGGATAGTCGGCGATCTTCGGCTTCGCCGCCGAGATCGCCGCGATCAGCGTGCTCTTGCCCGCGTTCGGAAAACCGACGATCCCGACGTCTGCCAGCAGCTGCAGCTCGAGGATGAGCTCGAACGCCTCGCCCGGCTCGCCCGGCTGCGTCTTGCGCGGCGCCTGGTTGGTCGCGGACACGAACGCCGCGTTGCCGAGCCCGCCGCGGCCGCCCTTCGCGACCACCAGCCGCTGGCCGGGCTCGGTGAGGTCGGCGATCACCTCGCCGGTGCCCTTGTCGCGCACGATCGTCCCCTGGGGCACCGGCAGCACGACGTCCTCCGCGGCCGCCCCGGACTGGTTCTTGCCGCGCCCGTGCTCGCCGTGCCGGCCGCGGTGGATGGGGCGGTAGCGGAAGTCGATGAGGGTCTTGACGTGCGGGTTGGCCTCGAGGACGATGTCCGCCCCCTTGCCGCCGTTGCCGCCGTCGGGGCCGCCCATCGGGACGTACTTCTCCCGGCGGAAGCTCAGGCAGCCGCGGCCGCCGTGGCCGGCCTG
It contains:
- the uvrA gene encoding excinuclease ABC subunit UvrA, which gives rise to MATRRAASILVEGARQNTLKNVTVRLPVGALTVVTGVSGSGKSSFAFDTVYAEGQRRYVETFSPYARQFLERMDRPRVDRVEGIPPAIAIDQTNPVRTSRSTVGTMTELADHLKLLYARAARLFCGGCGREVRRDTPESIADAALSLPAVPSLVLVSFPVPVPANFSREEIVGHLAKQGYSRVRDGAPGVLEVIQDRVRPAPGERGRLVDALEAALRVGGRVSLVPVGADGAEGAPLRFSADLHCPDCDRHYADPTPNLFSFNSPVGACPACRGFGRTIGVDWRLVVPDESLTLRGGAIRPWQSGVSRECQRDLVRLGARRGIPLDAPWRELGEEQRRWVIEGEGEWARDVWYGARRYFAWLESKAYKMHIRVLLSKYRAYSTCAACGGARLRPEALLWRLGGRRLNIHELALLPIGACRAFIEELSLPRPLDEAAELLLREIRTRLGYLVDVGLGYLTLDRQSRTLSGGEVQRINLTTALGTSLVNTLFVLDEPSVGLHARDVDRVVAILQRLRDAGNTLLVVEHDEGVIRAADRILDFGPGPGERGGEVVFFGPPARLAEAGRSLTGRYLRGELKVGAGGATPAPPDAGTCWLEVLGAAEHNLAGIDVRIPLGRLVCVTGVSGSGKSTLVEDVLYRGLRAARGLPVEAPGRHAGLRGHEAVGEVVLVDQSAIGKTTRSNPASYVGALDGVRALFAAEPLAKERGYTAGTFSFNAGTGRCPTCGGTGFEHVEMQFLSDVYLRCPDCDGTRYRPEVLEVKLGGTTSIADVLAMTVTEAAALFADRPEIAVALEPLQGVGLGYLKLGQPVPTLSGGEAQRLKLAGHLAAARAKRGAGGGTLFLFDEPTTGLHFADVAVLLGAFRRLLAAGHSVVVIEHNLDVIRAADWVIDLGPEGGDAGGRVVCAGTPADIAACHESRTGAALRGDGCARRQDPRTRTADPGNSILIRHAREHNLKGIDVTIPRDTFTVVTGVSGSGKSTVAFDILFAEGQRRYLESLNAYARQFVQPAARPEVDAVSGVPPTVAIEQRTSRGGRKSTVSTQTEIAHFVRLLYARLGTQYCPDCEVPIRPRSPEAIAAAILARHRGRRVELLAPLVVARKGYYTDLAAWAAKKGFATLRVDGEPLPSAPWRRLDRFREHTIELPVATVAVAPKREGELRAALAAALGYGKQVVHVLPAGAAAPEVHSSRRACPRCGRGFPEPDPRLFSHSTKQGWCPACFGTGLAIEGFDAEQTGEEIWWNDWYEGAERPCAACSGRRLRPEALAVRFAGRGIADLLALPVEAAARFFGRLRLGEREAAIARDLLAEVSSRLAFLQEVGLGYLQLDRAAPTLSGGEAQRIRLAAQLGSHLRGVCYILDEPTIGLHARDNRLLLETLKRLGRAGNTVVVVEHDEETIRAAEHVIDLGPGAGVNGGRVVAAGTPRELMRAKESVTGRFLREPLRHPLHATRGQIHLPKATPGSRSTPAAEDRSVPFVMVRGADLHNLRGLDVAFPLGRLVCVTGVSGSGKSTLVREVLHDNLRRLVASRRRPGRGGRGAAVELRGCAALERWEPVRRVLEVDQTPIGRTPRSCPATYVGFWDAVRRTFAATPEAKMRGWGPGRFSFNVAGGRCDACEGQGVRRIEMSFLPDVTVPCEACRGARFAPETLAARWRGKSVAEVLALSVDEAAAFFETNAPVRDALRLLQDVGLGYLTLGQRSPTLSGGEAQRIKLVTELAQASGGVLYVLDEPTVGLHMADVEKLIRVLHRLVDAGNTVVVIEHNLDVIAEADWVIDLGPEGGSGGGRLVAVGTPAQVARRTKRSHTAAHLAPFLAKRSR
- a CDS encoding substrate-binding domain-containing protein, whose protein sequence is MKRIGLLVLAILMSFGGAVRAGEKIQLCGTGDSQELLRSLGTAFEKANAGISVAVPDSVGSDGGIKVAAAGECDFGRVARALKEQEKALNLTYKVFAYSPVVFVVDPRVGVENLTARQIVAIYSGKVTAWTEVGGAGGKIAVVGREGKDSSRGELNRKLEGFKAVENPVGTVAAKTPEAVDLLVKTPNAIGYLPAAMAKGLALNVIKVDGVAPTAANVVQGTYGIASPFGLVWKGEPKPAAARFLQFLKSPEAKKIIIDYGIVPSDSL
- a CDS encoding choice-of-anchor D domain-containing protein produces the protein MRGRRAWPLVAFPLLVSCAAGGGVGQPPAPGGGGYYPRVPPPGAPAPPVAFLRFSTPQLNFGAVAPGEISEIDCLLVNEGDTDADVISASAAGRGFRVSRDECSGRPLSPGRSCRLGVRFAPVGAGPVDGVLTVVATDPAPRRLELPLWGEGLRRQAAPEITVEPGEPDFGRVDVGTPAFLDVTVGNTGGRSVRLRETSVIGPGFDVARNGCAGRVLDPRDECVVGLRFVPVRRGSVTGAMRIRTEDPDVPLHTVALAGEGSDPGRPAIRLGARALDFGAVAAGQARSAEVRVESAGRRELHVRSVRVEGRWFAVQDDRCSERSLDPGDACIVVVRFAPVGAGGAQGRLEVLSDDPDASVAVVALAGSGRARQACPVAQLDLDWSGVGDPAPLVVSGVLPRGECLTYELTVERAGRLQVCLPPGYILRAEGFEPAERPGCRIGGDSVVYRRFVRRGISAGTVVDLTLTRQDDAGRDFKASFVFRSPRPRGAPESDAE
- a CDS encoding glutamate-5-semialdehyde dehydrogenase encodes the protein MAKTKSPVLELALAAKEAARRIAGASTGAKNAALLAYARLLETETGPLLEANARDLAEARRRKLSAAMQDRLKLDGKRCAAMAAGLREIAALPDPVGEITRMTVRPNGLRVGRMRVPLGVIAIIYEARPNVTCDAAGLCIKSGNAVILRGGSEAFHSSTALARLAARALEEAGLPAAAVTMLPTTDRAAVAELLKLDTVIDLVIPRGGKELIRAVVEGSTIPVIFHYEGICHTYVDEGADIPMAVKVCFNAKVQRPGVCNAMETLLVHEKIAPAFFRKMLPAYRAAGVEIRGCARTRKIAPWVKAAKPSDYGKEFLDLILAVKVVDSLEEAMAHIARFGSLHTDAIITRDHARAMRFVAEVDSSSVIVNASTRFSDGFQYGLGAEMGISTQKLHARGPMGLEELTCQKFVVLGDGQIRE
- the proB gene encoding glutamate 5-kinase, which gives rise to MSRAARCRVREVGAVARVVFKVGSSLVTEDRNLSVARIDALAGQVARFAAAGGSPVVVTSGAIAAGTGRLKLLRRPRTIPEKQAAAAVGQSYLMAAWEHAFRVRGLQVAQVLLTGGDLADRRRFTNAANTLGTLLEYGVVPVINENDTVAVDEIRVGDNDTLSATVAVLVCADLLVILSDIEGLYTADPRTDPRATLVPTVRGVDAALLESAGGTSSAVGTGGMRTKLVAARRASDYGIPMVIASGQDPENIGRLLAGDPVGTVFLPAGRRLAGKKHWIRHALAPAGDVLVDAGAARALVRGGKSLLPAGVTGTRGEFAAGDPVRIVGPDGKEIARGLTRYGAAEIAGIQGLTTERLRCLGCHREDEVVHRDEMVVTAAPQDKPKA
- the obgE gene encoding GTPase ObgE, giving the protein MFVDEVTITVQAGHGGRGCLSFRREKYVPMGGPDGGNGGKGADIVLEANPHVKTLIDFRYRPIHRGRHGEHGRGKNQSGAAAEDVVLPVPQGTIVRDKGTGEVIADLTEPGQRLVVAKGGRGGLGNAAFVSATNQAPRKTQPGEPGEAFELILELQLLADVGIVGFPNAGKSTLIAAISAAKPKIADYPFTTLTPHLGVVRLEEGESFVVADVPGLIPGASRGAGLGTRFLRHLSRTRLLLHLVDLSPQAGRDPLEDWRAINDELDAYGGGLADKPQLLVANKADLPEAAENLERLRRFAARRRTTLHVISAATRQGLRELVYAIKQALERIERADRDGAAAARPSRRRRVSA